Genomic segment of bacterium:
TCTTTTTATATGCAAGACTTGCTTAAATTACCCTTGCATTTCAACATAACAGAACCAAAATTTCATTCAGGTTTTCGGGCAATATATGCTATAAACGGCCTTAATGAAGGGAATAATTTAATAGACAGCTTGTAAACAGCATTGGAATATGTACCGCGGAAAACAAGTTTTTCCACTTTAAAACCAATATTTTCCAGAAACTCAGTAATTTCAGTGCTTGTATACTCCCGTATATGCCCCATATGCCCCAATTTTTCTATCTTGCTGAACTCAGTAAATAAATCTCCGCAGCACGAATAAACACGATTCCGTAATAAATAATTCTTCAATCCATTAACAGATTTAAGGTTTGGAGTTGACAGCAAAAGCACTCCTCCGGGTTTAAGTACTCTAAACACCTCCTTCATTGTAGCAACAGGATTAATACGTAAATGCTCAAAAAGTTCAAAAAATACAACTGCATCATAAATTTTGTCATTAAAAGGGAATCTGTCAGCCTCTATATCACACTTTAATACTTTTATTCCCAATTTTTCAATGGATGTACTATAACGTTCCGGTGCAAGATCAATACCTGTTACAGAAAAATCAGATTTTGCCAAAGCAGCAGTCAGCATAAGAGGTATTGAACCGATTTCCAGGATATGTGATTTTGAAGGTACATTCTGCATTACAAGTTTCAAATCAAATGCAATCCTCTCCTTATGATTTGATATGTATGAAGAATGCCACTCAATAAGTTCAGGGACATCCGGTTTTAAATCTTTTACTGACTTCTCTATGTACGCTACAATATTCTTGTCAGGGGAAAAGGGCTCATTCTCTTTTTTCATAATCACTCCGAAATTTACAGCAGTTAAAGTACATTTGCACTTTGAGAATTCATTTAATATTTGTTATCTTTTTAAACTCAAAAGAACTTACTTTTAATAATCCTGCCGCAGGAAGACGTATAGTCAGGTCCCTCCAGTTCTCATTCTTGCTAAATACCTCTTTAAAGATAAGGAGGCTCTGATCTACTCTTCCCATATTTGCAAGAGAGACAGCATGCCAGTATTTCATTTCAAGATTTTCAGGAAACATTTTTTCTGCAGTACTGTACTCTTTTAAAGCAAGATCAGTATTATTCTTTTCAACGGCAAGATCACCGGCATTCATGTGATTATATGCTCTGTGGAGTTTTAAAAGACGCTTAATCTTTTTTACAGGGTTCTGATCATCATCTACTCTTAAATCAATGAGCCTGTCCTCCCATATTTTACCTGTTGATATGCCCTTTACTACAATCAGGGCAGCTGACTGTTTTCCCCTTATGTCTCCACCCTCGCCCTGGGCAGCCTCCAGTGCAGCAACAAGCCTTTCCGCAAGAGGCATACCCTTTGACTCTTCATAAGCTTTTGCCATTTCAGGCCATACACTACTTTTAAGCATCATATTTGCCTGTACTGAAAAATGTTTTCCGATATAATGCCCTGCCTCTGATATGCATTTTTTCCCTGTATAGGCTGCTGCATTTCCCCTGCAGTCAACAATAGCGAGCTGGCGTACATCTCGCCCCTCATCTGACTTAATGAGAATATCCAATGCTTCCCGTGCTGTTTTACCTTCGCGGAGAAGGTCCAGGCCTCTCGGGCCGAATGATGCATTGATAAATGACTGCGTGGCAACAGCACCCACACCTGGTTCTGCCCAGGAAACAAGTGTGCCGACAGAAAACCAGTGGGACTGAACTGCTACACCCATTTCTCCTGTATCAGAATCCCATGCAACTATGGAAAATGTATGTGCAAAATTATTTTTATAAACAGACTGTCCTTTTACAATATTTCCTCCTGAAAGCAGGATAAAACCAAACAAAAAACAAATATTTTTTATTTTCATAACAGCCTCTCCTTTGCTTCTATTTTAAAAATAATAAAATCACCGTTATAATATGGCTTTTAGTATCTCTGATCATGTCTCGCCTCCGTACATAGGTAATTAGGGTTCAAAATCAAAATCCCCGATTCCGTGTCTTAAAATAACAGGAGTCTCTGCAGTTAAATCAACAATTGTTGTTAAATCATCCCTCATCTTTCCGGCATCGAGGATAATATCTATTTTGTTTATAATATAATCCTGAATTTCTTCCGGATATGAAACAGGCAAGCCATTATCAGGAAGAATAAATGTAGTT
This window contains:
- a CDS encoding class I SAM-dependent methyltransferase is translated as MKKENEPFSPDKNIVAYIEKSVKDLKPDVPELIEWHSSYISNHKERIAFDLKLVMQNVPSKSHILEIGSIPLMLTAALAKSDFSVTGIDLAPERYSTSIEKLGIKVLKCDIEADRFPFNDKIYDAVVFFELFEHLRINPVATMKEVFRVLKPGGVLLLSTPNLKSVNGLKNYLLRNRVYSCCGDLFTEFSKIEKLGHMGHIREYTSTEITEFLENIGFKVEKLVFRGTYSNAVYKLSIKLFPSLRPFIAYIARKPE
- a CDS encoding DUF1028 domain-containing protein; amino-acid sequence: MKIKNICFLFGFILLSGGNIVKGQSVYKNNFAHTFSIVAWDSDTGEMGVAVQSHWFSVGTLVSWAEPGVGAVATQSFINASFGPRGLDLLREGKTAREALDILIKSDEGRDVRQLAIVDCRGNAAAYTGKKCISEAGHYIGKHFSVQANMMLKSSVWPEMAKAYEESKGMPLAERLVAALEAAQGEGGDIRGKQSAALIVVKGISTGKIWEDRLIDLRVDDDQNPVKKIKRLLKLHRAYNHMNAGDLAVEKNNTDLALKEYSTAEKMFPENLEMKYWHAVSLANMGRVDQSLLIFKEVFSKNENWRDLTIRLPAAGLLKVSSFEFKKITNIK